The Psychrobacillus sp. FSL K6-4046 DNA window AGTGAACGGAACTCTTATAGGCTTTCTATCATCCTCGGCTTTGTCTTTGTCTGCAATTAGTTGCTCCAGCTTACTTTGGGGAAAGCTTGCCTCTAATTCTTTTACTAGCTGCTCACCAATTTCCTTTTGATCACCATATCGCACACCATAGTCAACCCATTTACGAAGCATAATATAATTTTCTTTATCACCCTCCATCGCTTCATCCAAAGCCTTGGTAAAGCGGGCAGATAAACCAAATCTTGACTCTGATTCACTATCAAATACTTTCACCTGAAGCGGGATTCCCTTGAATGATTGTACATGGACATATACTTCACCATAATGATCTAAAGGCTTTTCTTCAGTTTCCGCTTCATTTTCACCGCCAAATACATTTTCAATAGATGCTAAGATGGATTCCCAACTAAACTTTGCAATTCGTTCAATCGCTAAAAAGTCCGCAACGTGGTATACCCCTTTTACTCCTTCGATATCAAATATACGTTGTATTTCTCTTGGTGCGTCTTCTATATGATCCTTTTTATAGTTATAACTCTTCCCAAAAGGAAGCTCCTGGTCAACGACTACCTTCATCGTATTCGGACTTGGCGTTGGTTCTATCGTCAATATTTTCATATCTT harbors:
- a CDS encoding conserved virulence factor C family protein, whose translation is MKILTIEPTPSPNTMKVVVDQELPFGKSYNYKKDHIEDAPREIQRIFDIEGVKGVYHVADFLAIERIAKFSWESILASIENVFGGENEAETEEKPLDHYGEVYVHVQSFKGIPLQVKVFDSESESRFGLSARFTKALDEAMEGDKENYIMLRKWVDYGVRYGDQKEIGEQLVKELEASFPQSKLEQLIADKDKAEDDRKPIRVPFTLEEFEISEWEKRFQLLDNLINPQVEDIPVLAKAIQDEQVSIRRLATVYLGLIEDEKVIPYLEMALKDKSASVRRTAGDAMSDLGFVQFSKAMEEALFDKNKLVRWRAAMYFYEVGDMDALPALKKAMDDKEYEVKLQIRMAIARIAEGEEAKGSVWKQMSEARK